The window AGCCCAGAACGGCACCTGCCGCGCCTTCCGACGAAGGGTCGTCGGACCTGCGGGGGTGTGGGTCTTCGGCCATGACGTGGCGAACAATATCAGCAGGAGCGCGCGGGAGTGTGCGGCACCCCCCACACTGCGAACAGCGTGCGGGCCATGGCGCGGGCGCGAAAGTCGTTGGTCAGGTTACTCCCGTGCGGCCCGCCGCGGCAGCCCGAAATGCCGGACGCAGATCCGACATAACGCTCACTCACCGCGTCGCTCGAACGTGGGCAGCGGCGTACGCAGGGCCCAGCCCAGGTGGGCGCCCGTCCAGACCACCACGGCCGCGATGATGGCCACCCCCATGTCCGGCAGGCCGGGCCAGCCGGTGGCCGCCACGGCCGCCATCGCCACCCCGAGCACCACGATCTTCGTGGCGTAGGTGACCAGCCCCACCGACATGATCATCCGGGGGTTGACGGCGTCGGCCCAGGCCACCGAGACGCCGGAGACCAGGTAGCTGACGACGACCAGCGCGATCCCGGCGGCCACGCCGGCCGCGCCGGTGCCGCCGCGCAGCACCGCCGCGGCCGGGACCCCGACCAGCGCGAGCACCGCGCAGGCCAGCAGCGGCAGGCGAAGGTGCGGCAGCCGGGACCGGATGGCGCCCGGCTCGCCCGCGCGCGGCTCGCTCATCGGGGGTACGCCGGGAAGGCGGCGACCAGCTCGGCGGCCTCGCTGGCGAGCGCGGCGAGGGTGTCGGTGCCCCCGGGGGCGGCCGGATCGGTGCGCACGGCGCGGGCGATCAGCGACGCGACCTGGCGCATCTCCGGCTCGCGCATGCCCTGGGTGGTGACGCTCGGGGTGCCCACCCGGATGCCCGAGGCGACCATCGGCTTCTGCGGGTCGTACGGGATCGCGTTCTTGTTCAGGGTGATGCCGGCGGCGTCGCAGCGCGCCTCGGCGTCCGCGCCGGTGACCCCGACCTCGCGCAGGTCGACCAGGGCGAGGTGGGTGTCGGTGCCCCCGGAGACCGGGCGCATCCCCTCGTCGGCCAGCCCGGTGGCGAGCGCCCGCGCGTTCGCCACCACGCGCTCGGCGTAGGCCCGGAACTCGGGCTGGGCGGCCTCGCGCAGCGCGACCGCCTTGGCGGCGACGACGTGCATCAGCGGGCCGCCCTGGGTGAACGGGAAGACCGCCTTGTCGATGCGCTGGGCCAGCGACTCCCGGCACAGGATCATGCCGCCGCGCGGCCCGCGCAGCACCTTGTGCGTGGTGAGGCAGACGACGTCGGCGTGCGGCACCGGCGACGGGACGGCCTGCCCGGCGACCAGCCCGATGAAGTGCGCGGCGTCGACCATCAGGTACGCCCCGACCTCGTCGGCGATCTCGCGGAACCGCGCGAAGTCGATCAACCGCGGGTACGCCGTCGCCCCACAGATGAT is drawn from Micromonospora sp. NBC_01740 and contains these coding sequences:
- the glyA gene encoding serine hydroxymethyltransferase → MATETSTFWGPDFDQLRATDPEIAGVVLGELDRLRGGLQLIASENLTSPAVLAALGSTLTNKYAEGYPGRRYYGGCAEVDRAEEIGIARAKELFGAEHANLQPHSGASANLAAYAALVQPGDTVLAMDLPHGGHLTHGSRVNFSGKWFHTVGYTVRRDTELIDYDEVRDLALAHRPKMIICGATAYPRLIDFARFREIADEVGAYLMVDAAHFIGLVAGQAVPSPVPHADVVCLTTHKVLRGPRGGMILCRESLAQRIDKAVFPFTQGGPLMHVVAAKAVALREAAQPEFRAYAERVVANARALATGLADEGMRPVSGGTDTHLALVDLREVGVTGADAEARCDAAGITLNKNAIPYDPQKPMVASGIRVGTPSVTTQGMREPEMRQVASLIARAVRTDPAAPGGTDTLAALASEAAELVAAFPAYPR